In Deinococcus sonorensis KR-87, a single window of DNA contains:
- a CDS encoding Gfo/Idh/MocA family protein — protein MRWGFLGASQIGRTLAPAMRAAGETLRAVAARDTERAAVYAHAEGFDRTEPDYQALVDAPDIDVVYVALTTDAHVPWSIRALEAGKHVLCEKPLAMNAQEVAQLLAVQQRTQRQVMEAFIHPFHPQFDYVRDVVTSGQLGDLRAASAVFLSTFAKDDDFRWSRAHGGGALFDLGCYAVSALLLLLDRPAVWADAQQTRLGEVDVTTTGLLGLQGDVAATLTCSLKAAPFQQLSVTGSAARVVMARPFSSINSPTTVTVGDHLEHFAAVNPYERMVRHFAAAAQGEAPLALTLTHSLRQAQVLDALFRSAADQQRMHLDPHHGTGHDA, from the coding sequence GTGAGGTGGGGCTTCCTGGGGGCGTCCCAGATCGGCCGGACCCTGGCGCCCGCCATGCGCGCCGCCGGGGAAACGCTGCGCGCCGTGGCGGCCCGCGACACCGAGCGGGCCGCAGTCTACGCGCACGCCGAAGGCTTCGACCGGACCGAACCGGACTACCAGGCGCTGGTGGACGCGCCGGACATCGACGTGGTGTACGTCGCGCTGACCACCGACGCGCACGTGCCGTGGAGCATCCGGGCGCTCGAAGCGGGAAAACACGTGCTGTGCGAGAAGCCGCTCGCGATGAACGCGCAGGAGGTGGCCCAGCTGCTGGCTGTTCAGCAGCGCACGCAGCGCCAGGTCATGGAGGCGTTCATCCACCCGTTTCACCCGCAGTTCGATTACGTCCGGGACGTCGTGACGTCCGGACAGCTGGGCGATCTGCGGGCCGCCAGCGCCGTGTTCCTGTCCACCTTCGCCAAGGACGACGACTTCCGCTGGAGCCGCGCGCACGGCGGCGGGGCGCTCTTCGACCTGGGGTGCTACGCAGTCAGCGCCCTGCTGCTCCTGCTCGACCGACCGGCCGTGTGGGCGGACGCCCAGCAGACGCGCCTCGGTGAGGTAGACGTCACCACGACCGGCCTGCTGGGCCTGCAGGGCGACGTGGCCGCCACCCTCACCTGCAGCCTGAAGGCCGCCCCGTTCCAGCAGCTGAGCGTCACCGGCAGCGCGGCCCGCGTGGTCATGGCCCGCCCGTTCTCCAGCATCAACAGCCCGACCACCGTGACGGTCGGCGACCATCTCGAACACTTCGCCGCGGTCAACCCGTACGAGCGGATGGTGCGTCATTTCGCCGCCGCCGCGCAGGGCGAGGCGCCCCTGGCCCTGACCCTGACGCACTCGCTGCGACAGGCCCAGGTGCTGGACGCGCTGTTCCGTTCCGCCGCGGACCAGCAGCGGATGCATCTGGACCCCCACCACGGGACCGGTCATGACGCGTAG
- a CDS encoding ABC transporter permease — MTRAATRASPPRRLRLLRYPNLAIGAVMTLVVLLLGLAAPLLTPYDPYLQNLGDALQLPSAAHLFGTDEFGRDLLTRVVYGARISLLEVALSVSLALAIGLPLGVVAGYFGGAVDQAITWCADVLYAFPGIVLAILIVSLLGPSLINMLIAISVFAIPGYIRLTRSLTLSLKELQYTEAALSLGASVPRIMFAHILRNALAPILVQATLTAGEVILSAAGLSFLGLGVQPPAAEWGAMMSEGRNYLGVATHLSLFPGLAITFAVLGLNLLGDGLRDRLDPRFRGRL; from the coding sequence ATGACACGCGCTGCTACGAGAGCGTCGCCGCCCCGCCGGCTGAGGCTGCTGCGGTACCCGAACCTGGCGATCGGGGCCGTGATGACCCTGGTGGTCCTGCTGCTGGGCCTCGCCGCGCCGCTGCTGACCCCCTACGATCCGTACCTGCAGAACCTGGGCGACGCCCTGCAGCTGCCGTCCGCCGCGCACCTGTTCGGCACCGACGAGTTCGGCCGCGACCTGCTGACCCGGGTGGTGTACGGCGCCCGCATCTCGCTGCTGGAAGTGGCGCTGAGCGTCAGCCTGGCGCTGGCGATCGGCCTGCCGCTGGGGGTGGTGGCCGGGTACTTCGGGGGCGCGGTGGATCAGGCGATCACGTGGTGCGCCGACGTGCTGTACGCCTTCCCGGGCATTGTGCTGGCGATCCTGATCGTCAGCCTGCTGGGGCCCAGCCTGATCAACATGCTGATCGCCATCTCGGTGTTCGCGATTCCCGGCTATATCCGGCTAACCCGCAGCCTGACCCTGTCGTTGAAGGAACTGCAGTACACCGAAGCGGCCCTCTCGCTCGGCGCCAGCGTCCCGCGGATCATGTTCGCGCACATCCTGCGCAACGCCCTGGCCCCGATCCTGGTGCAGGCGACGCTGACGGCCGGCGAGGTGATCCTGTCCGCCGCCGGCCTGAGCTTCCTGGGCCTGGGCGTCCAGCCACCGGCGGCCGAATGGGGCGCCATGATGAGTGAGGGCCGCAATTACCTCGGCGTGGCGACGCACCTGTCGCTGTTCCCCGGGCTGGCCATCACCTTCGCGGTGCTGGGCCTCAACCTGCTGGGCGACGGCCTGCGTGACCGTCTGGACCCGCGGTTCCGGGGGCGGCTGTGA
- a CDS encoding ABC transporter permease — protein sequence MTTYLFRKVAMLPIMLLAVSLLIFSAVRLLPGDPARVMAGPQATQEAVNDMHERLGLGRPFLVQYQVFLSGALRGDLGESLHSKLPVTQDIAERLPYTAALALTSYLFAMLVGLSTGIFAAIYRGSLFDHLAMILAIIGASIANFWLALMALTLFSVDLGWLPLLGAESWKSYILPSVTLGVLPAALIARMTRASMLENIHQDFVRTARAKGLGSRAVYLRHTLRNALIPIVTIVGLNFGGLLGGAVITETVFNWPGIGRLLVDAVRFRDYAVIQGVTLLTVVIVVSINVLVDLLLSAIDPRIRFS from the coding sequence ATGACCACGTATCTGTTCCGCAAGGTGGCGATGCTGCCGATCATGCTGCTGGCCGTGTCGCTGCTGATCTTCAGCGCGGTGCGGCTGCTGCCCGGCGACCCGGCCCGCGTGATGGCCGGGCCGCAGGCCACCCAGGAAGCCGTCAACGACATGCACGAACGCCTGGGCCTCGGCCGGCCGTTCCTCGTGCAGTACCAGGTGTTCCTCAGCGGCGCGCTGCGCGGCGATCTGGGCGAGTCGCTGCACTCGAAGCTGCCGGTCACGCAGGACATCGCCGAGCGCCTGCCGTACACCGCGGCCCTGGCGCTCACCAGTTACCTCTTCGCGATGCTGGTGGGCCTGTCCACCGGCATCTTCGCCGCCATCTACCGCGGCAGCCTGTTCGATCACCTGGCGATGATCCTCGCGATCATCGGCGCGTCGATCGCCAACTTCTGGCTGGCGCTGATGGCCCTGACGCTCTTCTCCGTGGACCTGGGGTGGCTCCCGCTGCTCGGCGCCGAGAGCTGGAAGAGCTACATCCTGCCGAGCGTGACGCTGGGGGTGCTGCCGGCCGCGCTGATCGCCCGCATGACCCGCGCCAGCATGCTGGAGAACATCCACCAGGACTTCGTGCGGACCGCCCGCGCCAAGGGCCTGGGCAGCCGCGCGGTGTACCTGCGCCACACCCTGCGCAACGCCCTGATTCCCATCGTCACCATCGTGGGCCTGAACTTCGGCGGGCTGCTGGGCGGGGCGGTCATCACCGAGACGGTCTTCAACTGGCCGGGGATCGGCCGGCTGCTGGTGGACGCGGTGCGCTTCCGCGACTACGCCGTGATTCAGGGCGTGACCCTGCTCACGGTGGTGATCGTGGTCAGCATCAACGTGCTGGTGGACCTGCTGCTCAGCGCCATCGATCCACGGATTCGCTTCAGCTAA
- a CDS encoding ABC transporter substrate-binding protein, with protein sequence MTDPRRPTAVLTALLSLSLTAAAFAQGNADQLTIMQSEPPRSMDPADQTATFTGNVLAPMYEGLTHFNKALEIEPLLATKWSVNTAGTEWTFTLRSGVQFQDGTPFNAAAVVASFQRQLDEKRGLAASGRFRSVIDKVTAVNPTTVRFTLKKPYPAFPRLLAGDAAFIVSPAADKKGTLGRQPVGTGPYSFVEWKSGEYVLEKANPKYWGKRPAIGALKWTWTSEPSVMNLAIQSGQADLVNPLPPIFTQVLKNNPKVTLLQGKGASVFWLSLNTKLKPLTDVRVRQALNYATDQKALVATLLRGYGAPANSPLAPADFGYDPSAPGYPYDVAKAKKLLSDAGYKDGVTITVASQEPDSSIVQALQGMWAKAGITLKIMQMESGVWSQAAFGTPAEKAKAGINSSFASWSAGTLDADGQLSPLYATSSASPAGANLGFYSNPKLDALLAQGSSETDSAKRKTIYAQAQRIISQDAAHVLLYYPNDIAAVQSNVKGVWIFPGGGIQLEDATKSK encoded by the coding sequence ATGACCGACCCACGCCGCCCGACCGCCGTCCTGACCGCCCTGCTCAGCCTGAGCCTGACGGCCGCGGCCTTCGCCCAGGGGAACGCCGACCAGCTGACCATCATGCAGTCCGAGCCGCCCCGCAGCATGGACCCGGCCGACCAGACCGCGACCTTCACCGGGAACGTCCTCGCGCCGATGTACGAGGGCCTGACGCACTTCAATAAGGCGCTGGAGATCGAACCGCTGCTCGCCACCAAGTGGAGCGTCAACACCGCCGGCACCGAGTGGACCTTCACGCTGCGCTCCGGCGTGCAGTTCCAGGACGGCACGCCGTTCAACGCGGCGGCGGTGGTCGCGTCCTTCCAGCGGCAGCTCGACGAGAAGCGCGGCCTGGCTGCCAGCGGCCGGTTCCGCAGCGTGATCGACAAGGTCACGGCCGTGAACCCGACCACCGTGCGCTTCACGCTCAAGAAGCCGTACCCGGCCTTCCCGCGGCTGCTGGCCGGCGACGCGGCGTTCATCGTCAGTCCCGCGGCGGACAAGAAAGGCACGCTGGGCCGGCAGCCGGTCGGCACCGGGCCGTACAGCTTCGTGGAGTGGAAGAGCGGCGAGTACGTGCTGGAAAAAGCCAACCCCAAGTACTGGGGCAAACGGCCGGCCATCGGGGCGCTGAAATGGACCTGGACCAGCGAGCCGTCGGTCATGAACCTCGCCATCCAGTCGGGACAGGCCGACCTGGTGAATCCGCTGCCGCCGATCTTCACCCAGGTGCTCAAGAACAACCCCAAGGTCACACTGCTGCAGGGCAAGGGTGCGTCGGTGTTCTGGCTGTCCCTCAACACCAAGCTCAAGCCGCTGACCGACGTGCGGGTGCGTCAGGCACTCAACTACGCGACCGACCAGAAGGCCCTGGTCGCCACCCTGCTGCGCGGGTACGGCGCGCCCGCCAACTCCCCGCTGGCCCCCGCCGACTTCGGCTACGACCCCAGCGCGCCCGGCTACCCCTACGACGTCGCCAAGGCCAAGAAGCTGCTGAGTGACGCCGGGTACAAGGACGGCGTGACCATCACGGTCGCGTCGCAGGAACCGGACTCCAGCATCGTGCAGGCGCTGCAGGGCATGTGGGCCAAGGCGGGCATCACCCTCAAGATCATGCAGATGGAAAGCGGCGTGTGGAGCCAGGCGGCGTTCGGCACGCCGGCGGAGAAGGCCAAGGCGGGCATCAACAGCTCGTTCGCGTCGTGGTCCGCCGGCACGCTCGACGCCGACGGGCAGCTCTCGCCGCTGTACGCCACCAGCAGCGCGTCGCCCGCCGGCGCCAACCTGGGCTTCTACAGCAACCCCAAGCTCGACGCGCTGCTGGCGCAGGGCAGCTCGGAAACCGACAGCGCCAAGCGCAAAACCATCTACGCGCAGGCGCAGCGGATCATCTCCCAGGACGCCGCCCACGTGCTGCTGTACTACCCGAACGACATCGCGGCCGTGCAGTCGAACGTCAAGGGCGTGTGGATCTTCCCCGGCGGCGGCATCCAGCTGGAGGACGCCACCAAGAGCAAGTAA
- a CDS encoding ROK family protein, giving the protein METQTAPQRRQGKGRPFVHLAVDARYGACLGISVTDSRVHLLLTDLSGAVQAEQTVPSAVEPQALVDIVQRSSTRLLDTAGVPRQRLLSIGLALSGFVDRDRGVCLHSANLGWHDVPIAQLITQATGLPTVLENDANAAATSEKLFGLARDTQNFTLITLGASIGCAHYVGGQLYRGSHGGAGEIAHSTVDLGGQVCLCGKRGCLDTVASRAALLEAAAEAGLQVGSVGELERAASHGDARAQAILRRGGQVLGLVIANIVQSNEPELVLIADPSGFGQGLFLTTLRHTIENNILPRFLRTTRIEVHAVPDGFWARGAASIATHQFLSSYAPDHTRPAGEGD; this is encoded by the coding sequence GTGGAAACCCAGACCGCTCCGCAGCGCCGCCAGGGCAAAGGCCGGCCGTTCGTTCACCTGGCGGTCGACGCCCGCTACGGCGCGTGTCTGGGCATCAGCGTGACGGACAGCCGCGTGCACCTGCTGCTCACCGACCTGAGCGGCGCGGTGCAGGCGGAGCAGACGGTGCCGAGTGCCGTGGAACCGCAGGCGCTGGTGGACATCGTGCAGCGCAGCAGCACCCGGCTGCTGGACACCGCGGGCGTGCCGCGTCAGCGCCTGCTGAGCATCGGGCTGGCCCTGTCCGGCTTCGTCGACCGGGACCGCGGCGTGTGCCTGCACTCGGCCAACCTCGGCTGGCACGACGTCCCGATCGCGCAGCTGATCACGCAGGCGACCGGCCTGCCGACCGTCCTGGAGAACGACGCGAACGCCGCGGCCACCAGCGAGAAGCTCTTCGGGCTGGCGCGCGACACGCAGAACTTCACGCTGATCACGCTGGGCGCCAGCATCGGCTGCGCGCACTACGTCGGCGGGCAGCTGTACCGCGGCAGCCACGGCGGGGCCGGCGAGATCGCGCACAGCACCGTCGACCTGGGCGGGCAGGTGTGCCTGTGCGGCAAGCGCGGCTGCCTGGACACCGTGGCGTCCCGGGCCGCGCTGCTGGAAGCCGCGGCCGAGGCCGGCCTGCAGGTCGGGTCCGTCGGGGAGCTGGAACGGGCCGCGAGCCACGGGGACGCCCGGGCCCAGGCCATCCTGCGCCGCGGCGGTCAGGTGCTGGGGCTGGTGATCGCCAACATCGTCCAGAGCAACGAACCGGAACTGGTGCTGATCGCCGACCCGTCCGGCTTCGGGCAGGGCCTGTTCCTGACCACCCTGCGCCACACCATCGAAAACAACATCCTGCCGCGCTTCCTGAGAACCACCCGGATCGAAGTGCACGCCGTCCCGGACGGATTCTGGGCCCGGGGCGCGGCCAGCATCGCCACCCACCAGTTTCTCAGCAGCTACGCGCCTGACCACACCCGGCCTGCCGGAGAGGGAGACTAA
- a CDS encoding M81 family metallopeptidase, translating to MRIAVGGIHTECSTYNPVLAGADQFTVVRGSELLAHPNFQFLQAFPGEVRPVLHARAIPGGPVEHATYQAFKAEFLDGLRAALPLDGVYLAMHGALFVDGLLDAEGDWISATRAVVGEDCLISASYDLHGNVSQRIVDQLDLFTAYRTAPHIDVIETQRRAFELLVGSLQQQRRPGVVWVPVPVLLPGERTSTEDQPAAGLYADLDALSAQPGVLDVSLLVGYVWADEPRATASVVVTGMDRGEMERLASQVAQRYWDARNDFSFGSQSGSITECVRWAAESRTQPVILADSGDNPTGGGVGDRADVLREVLAQGLTGVVVAAITDEAAVDRCFAAGVGAEVTLRVGGTLDPSSVPVDVHGTVQHLCGVGPDREAVVQGAGVQLALAARRRPYHNLSDFQRLQLQPEDARVIVVKSGYLSPELAPLANPSLLALSPGVVDQDIPRLKRTQTQRPTFPFNADFEWAPAPRPSARMDRQP from the coding sequence ATGCGGATTGCCGTCGGCGGGATTCACACCGAGTGCAGCACCTACAACCCGGTCCTCGCCGGAGCCGACCAGTTCACGGTCGTGCGGGGCAGTGAACTGCTGGCGCACCCGAACTTCCAGTTCCTGCAGGCCTTCCCGGGGGAGGTGCGGCCGGTGCTGCACGCCCGCGCCATTCCCGGCGGCCCGGTCGAGCACGCCACCTATCAGGCGTTCAAGGCGGAGTTTCTGGACGGGCTGCGCGCGGCCCTGCCGCTGGACGGCGTGTATCTCGCGATGCACGGCGCGCTGTTCGTGGACGGGCTGCTCGACGCGGAGGGCGACTGGATCTCCGCCACGCGGGCCGTGGTGGGCGAGGACTGCCTGATCTCCGCGAGTTACGACCTGCACGGCAACGTCAGCCAGCGGATCGTTGATCAGCTCGACCTGTTCACCGCCTACCGCACCGCGCCGCACATCGACGTGATCGAGACGCAGCGGCGGGCCTTCGAGCTGCTGGTCGGGAGCCTGCAGCAGCAGCGGCGTCCCGGCGTGGTGTGGGTGCCGGTGCCGGTGCTGCTGCCCGGCGAGCGGACCAGCACCGAGGACCAGCCGGCCGCCGGGCTGTACGCCGATCTGGACGCGCTGAGCGCCCAGCCCGGCGTGCTGGACGTCTCGCTGCTGGTCGGGTACGTCTGGGCCGACGAGCCGCGCGCGACCGCCAGCGTGGTGGTCACCGGCATGGACCGCGGCGAGATGGAGCGGCTGGCCAGTCAGGTGGCGCAGCGCTACTGGGACGCCCGGAACGACTTCAGCTTCGGATCGCAGTCAGGCAGCATCACCGAGTGTGTGCGCTGGGCCGCCGAGAGCCGCACCCAGCCGGTCATTCTCGCCGACTCCGGCGACAACCCCACCGGCGGCGGCGTGGGCGACCGGGCCGACGTGCTGCGCGAGGTGCTGGCGCAGGGCCTCACGGGCGTCGTGGTGGCGGCCATCACCGACGAGGCGGCCGTGGACCGCTGCTTCGCGGCGGGGGTCGGCGCCGAAGTGACCCTCAGGGTCGGCGGAACCCTGGACCCCAGCAGCGTCCCGGTGGACGTTCACGGCACCGTGCAGCACCTGTGCGGCGTGGGACCGGACCGGGAGGCGGTGGTGCAGGGCGCGGGGGTGCAGCTGGCCCTGGCCGCCCGCCGACGCCCGTACCACAACCTGAGCGACTTTCAGCGGCTGCAGCTGCAGCCTGAGGACGCGCGGGTCATCGTGGTGAAGTCCGGCTACCTGTCCCCGGAGCTCGCCCCGCTCGCCAACCCCAGCCTGCTGGCCCTCTCCCCCGGCGTGGTGGATCAGGACATCCCCCGCCTGAAGAGAACGCAGACGCAGCGGCCCACCTTTCCGTTCAACGCGGACTTCGAGTGGGCGCCGGCGCCCCGACCCTCGGCGCGGATGGACCGCCAGCCGTGA
- a CDS encoding copper homeostasis protein CutC: protein MTAPGPVTEVCVEGIDAVQAAQDGGADRVELCAALSEGGLTPSLGTVRGALAVARVPVHVIVRPRGGDFVYSDAEFRSMLEDVQVLKEAGVQGVVIGCLTADARIDGPRTRALVAQAGPLSVTFHRAFDVTVDPRQALEELIRCGVQRVLTSGQEETAIEGVPVLRALLQQAAGRITVLGCGRIRPDSVSELLRQVPLPEIHFSAQRPLASTAAPGRLQFGSAAAPLTTSAAQVAATIRAARSAWMTHN from the coding sequence GTGACGGCGCCCGGTCCCGTGACCGAGGTGTGCGTGGAGGGCATCGACGCCGTGCAGGCCGCTCAGGACGGCGGAGCTGACCGGGTCGAGCTGTGTGCCGCGCTCTCGGAGGGCGGCCTGACGCCCAGCCTGGGCACGGTGCGCGGCGCGCTCGCGGTGGCGCGCGTGCCGGTGCACGTGATCGTCCGGCCGCGCGGCGGCGACTTCGTGTACAGCGACGCGGAATTCCGCTCGATGCTCGAGGACGTGCAGGTGCTGAAAGAAGCGGGCGTTCAGGGGGTGGTGATCGGCTGTCTGACGGCAGACGCGCGGATCGACGGGCCGCGCACGCGGGCCCTGGTCGCCCAGGCGGGCCCGCTGAGCGTCACCTTCCACCGCGCCTTCGATGTGACGGTCGACCCCCGGCAGGCGCTGGAGGAACTGATCCGCTGCGGCGTCCAGCGGGTGTTGACCAGCGGGCAGGAAGAGACGGCGATTGAGGGCGTGCCGGTGCTCCGCGCCCTGCTGCAGCAGGCGGCCGGGCGCATCACCGTCCTCGGGTGCGGGCGCATCCGTCCCGACTCGGTGAGCGAACTGCTGCGGCAGGTGCCACTCCCGGAAATTCATTTCTCGGCGCAGCGGCCGCTGGCCAGCACGGCCGCGCCCGGCCGGCTGCAGTTCGGCAGCGCCGCCGCGCCCCTGACCACCAGCGCAGCCCAGGTGGCGGCGACCATTCGCGCCGCGCGGTCCGCCTGGATGACGCACAACTGA
- a CDS encoding carboxypeptidase-like regulatory domain-containing protein, with the protein MTGQALDALGSPVQGATVEVRSYAYGSTYKVRTDDTGHYAMKVPPGSWIVYGYHDVQYDGRTYCLSLKPDNFKGFSAEEGAIRNLALAIQGPNVRDDGSPYGGKLDITARGYAPGQYTATFVLEPQGPLMDGSTGQPLTFKGLVNIGQYGTSSFLIRDIPLGKYSVRVTIAGADGIDRPAVVQNDNDSPYRRTNVIAFDGGFLTCAEEFWSNIDVLPSAE; encoded by the coding sequence GTGACGGGCCAGGCGCTGGACGCTCTCGGCAGCCCCGTTCAGGGAGCGACGGTGGAGGTGCGCAGTTACGCGTACGGTTCTACCTACAAGGTCCGAACCGATGACACCGGTCACTACGCCATGAAGGTTCCGCCCGGCTCGTGGATCGTGTACGGGTATCACGATGTCCAGTACGACGGCAGAACCTACTGCCTGTCCCTGAAGCCGGACAACTTTAAAGGATTCTCGGCCGAGGAGGGTGCCATCCGGAACCTCGCGCTGGCCATCCAGGGACCGAATGTCCGTGATGACGGCAGCCCGTACGGCGGGAAGCTGGACATCACGGCCAGGGGGTACGCGCCAGGTCAATACACGGCCACGTTCGTGCTGGAGCCGCAAGGTCCCCTGATGGATGGAAGCACCGGTCAGCCGCTGACGTTCAAGGGCCTGGTGAACATCGGTCAATACGGAACTTCCAGCTTTCTGATCCGCGACATCCCCCTCGGGAAGTACTCGGTGAGGGTGACGATCGCCGGAGCGGACGGCATCGACCGACCTGCGGTCGTGCAGAACGACAACGACAGCCCGTACCGGCGCACCAACGTGATCGCCTTTGATGGAGGGTTCCTCACCTGTGCCGAGGAGTTCTGGTCGAACATCGATGTCCTGCCCTCCGCAGAATAA
- a CDS encoding SDR family NAD(P)-dependent oxidoreductase produces MKRIRSPYGVHSTTDDVLQGVDLSARRAIVTGAASGIGIETARALASVGADVTLAVRNTAAGQAVADRIIATTSNPHVHVAPLDLASPASIHAFTAAWTGPLHILVNNAGIMALPELERSPEGWELQFATNYLGHFALTLGLHDRLAAADGARIVSVASSGHLFSPVVFDDLHYHFRPYDPWTAYGQSKTADILLAVEATRRWADDGITANALNPGAIATNLQRHTGGLRTPIERQKTVEQGAATTVLLAASPLLDGVGGRYFEDLNEAEVVKARPADYTGVAPYALDAENARRLWDVATHLLRPSR; encoded by the coding sequence ATGAAACGCATCCGTTCCCCCTACGGCGTTCACAGCACCACCGACGACGTGCTGCAGGGCGTTGACCTCAGCGCGAGGCGTGCCATCGTCACCGGCGCCGCCTCCGGCATCGGCATTGAAACGGCGCGTGCCCTGGCCAGCGTCGGCGCCGACGTGACCCTCGCCGTCCGCAACACGGCTGCCGGTCAGGCCGTCGCCGATCGCATCATCGCCACCACCAGCAATCCCCACGTGCACGTGGCCCCGCTCGACCTGGCCAGCCCGGCGTCCATCCACGCCTTCACAGCGGCCTGGACCGGCCCGCTGCACATCCTGGTGAATAACGCCGGCATCATGGCCCTCCCCGAACTCGAGCGGAGTCCTGAAGGCTGGGAACTGCAGTTCGCCACCAACTACCTCGGGCACTTCGCCCTGACCCTGGGCCTGCATGACCGGCTCGCCGCCGCAGACGGCGCGCGCATCGTCTCTGTGGCCTCCAGTGGGCACCTGTTCTCACCGGTGGTGTTCGACGATCTGCACTACCACTTCCGCCCCTACGATCCCTGGACCGCGTACGGACAGTCCAAGACGGCCGACATCCTGCTCGCGGTCGAAGCGACCCGACGCTGGGCGGATGACGGCATCACCGCCAACGCGCTGAATCCCGGCGCAATCGCCACCAACCTGCAGCGGCACACCGGGGGGCTCAGGACGCCCATAGAACGGCAGAAGACGGTGGAGCAGGGCGCGGCCACCACGGTCCTGCTGGCCGCCTCACCGCTGCTGGACGGCGTGGGCGGACGATACTTCGAGGACCTCAACGAAGCCGAGGTGGTGAAGGCGCGTCCAGCCGACTACACCGGCGTCGCCCCGTACGCGCTGGACGCCGAGAACGCCCGCCGCCTCTGGGACGTCGCCACCCACCTCCTCCGCCCCTCGCGCTGA
- a CDS encoding TetR/AcrR family transcriptional regulator, whose protein sequence is MTETRPPRTKRQDAQRNRDTILAAAVDAFSQTGLDASLEAIARQAGVGIGTLYRHFPTRETLAIAAYQHEVEQLCEKAAELHAALPPDQALREWMGRFVGYVAAKRGMAPILRTVLSPDDQYFTDLRTQIHAALAQLLHHAIQAGLIRPDANAPDVMQAMSGVWLVSAEREWRGQAERLLDLLMDGLRYGAAHPPSASTSP, encoded by the coding sequence ATGACCGAGACGCGCCCACCCCGCACCAAACGACAGGACGCCCAGCGAAACCGCGACACCATCCTGGCCGCCGCTGTCGACGCCTTTTCCCAGACCGGCCTGGACGCCTCCCTCGAAGCGATCGCCCGGCAGGCCGGCGTCGGGATCGGCACCCTGTACCGCCACTTCCCCACCCGCGAAACACTGGCCATCGCCGCCTACCAGCACGAAGTCGAGCAGCTGTGCGAAAAAGCAGCGGAACTGCACGCCGCCCTGCCTCCCGACCAGGCGCTCCGGGAATGGATGGGCCGCTTTGTCGGGTACGTCGCCGCCAAACGCGGCATGGCGCCCATCCTCCGCACGGTCCTGTCCCCAGACGACCAGTACTTCACGGACCTGCGGACGCAGATCCACGCTGCCCTGGCGCAGCTGCTGCACCACGCCATCCAGGCAGGGCTGATCCGTCCAGACGCCAACGCCCCGGACGTGATGCAGGCCATGAGCGGCGTGTGGCTGGTCAGCGCGGAACGCGAATGGCGCGGTCAGGCCGAACGGCTGCTCGACCTGCTGATGGACGGGCTGCGATACGGCGCTGCCCACCCGCCGTCCGCCAGCACCTCGCCTTGA